The following are from one region of the Streptomyces rubrogriseus genome:
- a CDS encoding LacI family DNA-binding transcriptional regulator, with protein sequence MTGNRRPTIKTVAARAGVGRTTVSRVVNGSELVSADARERVLAAIKELNYVPNSVARGLVTNRTNAVALVIPESESRLGSEPFFAALIRGVSGALAESRTQLQLMLVRDQAERDQLTESVATRRVDGVLLVSVHSEDRLPGMLEEMGLPTVLAGRRDAGERLSYVNSDNAGGAAAAVRHLLGGGRRRVATITGPLDMDVGRSRLAGWRAAHLEAEVPVEELLVEAGDFTEEGGANAMRLLLERVPDLDAVFAASDLMAVGALAELRRQKRQVPGDVAVVGFEDSVLARHTNPPLTTVRQPVEELGRTMARILTDITQHGAPRQQMTLPTELVVRESS encoded by the coding sequence ATGACCGGCAACCGCCGTCCAACGATCAAAACGGTCGCCGCCCGCGCCGGCGTGGGCCGCACCACGGTCTCCCGTGTCGTCAACGGCTCGGAGCTGGTCAGTGCCGATGCCCGGGAGCGGGTGCTTGCGGCGATCAAGGAACTGAACTACGTTCCCAACTCGGTCGCCCGCGGCCTGGTGACCAACCGCACCAACGCCGTGGCCCTGGTGATCCCGGAGTCGGAGAGCCGGCTCGGTTCGGAGCCGTTCTTCGCCGCGCTCATCCGCGGGGTCAGCGGCGCCCTCGCCGAGAGCCGCACCCAGTTGCAGCTCATGCTCGTCCGCGACCAGGCCGAGCGGGACCAGTTGACCGAGTCGGTCGCGACCCGCCGGGTGGACGGCGTACTGCTGGTCTCGGTGCACTCCGAGGACCGGCTGCCCGGCATGCTCGAGGAGATGGGCCTGCCCACGGTGCTCGCCGGCCGCCGCGACGCGGGCGAGCGGCTGAGCTACGTCAACTCCGACAACGCCGGCGGGGCCGCCGCCGCGGTGCGGCATCTGCTGGGCGGCGGACGGCGCCGGGTCGCCACCATCACCGGGCCGCTGGACATGGACGTCGGCCGCAGCAGGCTCGCCGGCTGGCGCGCCGCGCACCTGGAGGCGGAGGTCCCCGTGGAGGAACTCCTCGTCGAGGCGGGCGACTTCACCGAGGAGGGCGGCGCGAACGCCATGCGTTTGCTTCTTGAACGCGTCCCGGACCTGGACGCCGTCTTCGCCGCGTCCGACCTCATGGCGGTCGGCGCCCTGGCCGAACTTCGCCGGCAGAAGCGGCAGGTGCCCGGGGACGTGGCCGTCGTCGGCTTCGAGGACTCCGTCCTGGCCCGCCACACCAACCCGCCGCTGACGACGGTGCGTCAGCCGGTGGAGGAGCTGGGGCGCACCATGGCCCGCATCCTCACCGACATCACGCAGCACGGTGCGCCGCGGCAGCAGATGACGCTGCCGACGGAGCTGGTGGTGCGCGAGTCGTCGTAG
- a CDS encoding class I SAM-dependent methyltransferase: protein MGAGWEWDETLFSGTAAFYRRGRLPYAPGLADVLARVLDLDGRGRLIDLGCGPGTVALSLAGLFGEVVGVDPDAEMLAEAASEAARRKVTGKVRWVRARAEELPAGLGDFTVATLAQSFHWMDRERVAATVRGMLRTDGALVHVSDLKGESRTTDGLPHPPVPHAAIDALVRRYLGPVRRAGRGLLPRGTAAGEAAVLAGAGFAGPYRHVVPGGQAMVRTEDDVVAGVFSMSFSAPHLFGARLALFEADLRRMLREVAPSGRFSVRQPGTEVFVWPRGAD, encoded by the coding sequence ATGGGGGCCGGCTGGGAGTGGGACGAGACGCTGTTCTCCGGTACCGCCGCCTTCTACCGGCGCGGGAGACTCCCGTACGCCCCCGGCCTGGCCGACGTGCTCGCCCGGGTGCTGGACCTGGACGGGCGTGGCCGGCTGATCGACCTGGGGTGCGGGCCGGGGACGGTCGCCCTGTCTCTGGCCGGCCTCTTCGGCGAGGTGGTCGGGGTGGATCCGGACGCGGAGATGCTCGCGGAGGCGGCCAGTGAGGCCGCGCGGCGGAAGGTGACCGGAAAGGTGCGGTGGGTGCGGGCACGGGCCGAGGAACTGCCTGCGGGGCTCGGTGACTTCACGGTCGCGACCCTCGCCCAGTCGTTCCACTGGATGGACCGCGAACGGGTGGCGGCGACCGTCCGGGGCATGCTCCGGACGGACGGCGCGCTGGTGCACGTCTCGGACCTCAAGGGAGAGAGCCGGACCACCGACGGACTACCGCACCCTCCGGTCCCGCACGCGGCGATCGACGCGCTGGTCAGGCGGTATCTGGGACCGGTCCGCCGGGCCGGCCGGGGGCTGCTGCCGCGCGGGACGGCCGCCGGTGAGGCCGCGGTGCTCGCCGGAGCGGGGTTCGCCGGCCCGTACCGGCACGTCGTGCCCGGTGGGCAGGCGATGGTGCGCACGGAGGACGACGTCGTCGCCGGGGTGTTCTCCATGTCGTTCTCGGCCCCGCACCTGTTCGGCGCCCGGCTCGCCCTGTTCGAGGCGGATCTCCGCCGGATGCTGAGGGAGGTCGCGCCGTCGGGTCGCTTCTCCGTGCGCCAACCGGGTACCGAGGTGTTCGTCTGGCCGCGTGGGGCGGACTGA
- a CDS encoding zinc-binding dehydrogenase: MRAVAIRTFGGPGGLEVVDLPAPAPAAGQVLVATEAIGVSGADVAIRSGALAAYGFQEGHVPGGEVVGTVTAVGAGVDTAWTGRRVWAQTGVGGGYAEQATAPADDILPLPSGLSARDAVTLGSAGVVAHFGLAHARFTAGERVLVRGAAGSIGIMTVQLAARAGAAAVAVTTSSAARGERLRGLGATHVLDRSGEGGADVPRDFDVIVDVVAGADLPDFFNRLAPNGRMVVVGAVAGQPPADFGTRLMASFQKSMSFATFSAATVPEAGLRAVRADQFAAAGRGELETVVHEVLPLDQAASAHRKMDAGEVFGRIVLTP, from the coding sequence ATGAGGGCAGTGGCGATCCGGACGTTCGGCGGCCCCGGGGGACTGGAGGTCGTCGACCTTCCCGCCCCCGCGCCCGCCGCGGGACAGGTGCTGGTCGCGACCGAGGCGATCGGCGTGAGCGGTGCCGACGTCGCCATCCGCAGCGGTGCGCTCGCCGCCTACGGATTCCAGGAGGGGCACGTCCCCGGCGGCGAGGTGGTCGGCACCGTGACGGCGGTCGGCGCGGGCGTCGACACCGCCTGGACCGGCCGGCGCGTGTGGGCGCAGACCGGCGTGGGCGGAGGCTACGCCGAACAGGCGACCGCCCCGGCCGACGACATCCTCCCGCTCCCCTCGGGGTTGTCCGCACGGGACGCGGTGACGCTCGGCAGTGCCGGGGTGGTGGCGCACTTCGGGCTCGCCCACGCCCGCTTCACCGCGGGCGAGCGCGTGCTGGTGCGCGGTGCGGCCGGCAGCATCGGCATCATGACGGTCCAGCTCGCGGCACGCGCCGGTGCCGCCGCGGTGGCGGTCACCACGTCGTCGGCCGCCCGCGGCGAACGGCTGCGCGGGCTGGGCGCGACCCACGTCCTGGACCGCTCGGGCGAGGGCGGCGCGGACGTTCCCCGCGACTTCGACGTCATCGTGGACGTCGTCGCCGGAGCCGACCTGCCCGACTTCTTCAACAGGCTCGCGCCGAACGGCAGGATGGTGGTGGTCGGCGCCGTCGCGGGGCAGCCGCCGGCGGACTTCGGCACGCGTCTGATGGCGTCCTTCCAGAAGTCGATGTCGTTCGCCACCTTCAGCGCCGCCACCGTCCCGGAGGCCGGCCTGCGGGCCGTGCGGGCCGATCAGTTCGCCGCCGCGGGCCGCGGGGAGCTCGAGACCGTCGTGCACGAGGTGCTGCCCCTGGACCAGGCGGCCTCGGCGCACCGGAAGATGGACGCGGGTGAGGTCTTCGGACGCATCGTGCTGACCCCTTAA
- a CDS encoding TetR/AcrR family transcriptional regulator → MTDHLPHPLRSDARDNRERILDAARALFATEGLQVPMREVARRAGVGPATLYRRFPTKRELVTEAFTDQLRACRTIVDEGLAHPDPWAGFCLVVEKTCELHARHLGFTEAFMAAYPEAMDFAAARAYSLRAAGELARRAREAGGLRPDFVLDDLILMIMANRGIHALSTAARVAASRRFAALVIQAFRASSEHTPLPPVPRLAPV, encoded by the coding sequence GTGACCGACCATCTGCCTCACCCGCTGCGCTCCGACGCCCGGGACAACCGCGAGCGCATCCTCGACGCGGCCCGCGCACTGTTCGCCACCGAGGGGTTGCAGGTGCCGATGCGGGAGGTGGCCCGGCGGGCCGGTGTCGGGCCGGCCACGCTCTACCGGCGCTTCCCGACCAAGCGGGAGCTGGTCACCGAGGCGTTCACGGACCAGCTGCGGGCCTGCCGCACGATCGTCGACGAGGGCCTGGCCCACCCGGACCCCTGGGCCGGCTTCTGCCTCGTCGTCGAGAAGACCTGCGAGCTGCACGCGCGGCACCTCGGCTTCACCGAGGCGTTCATGGCGGCGTACCCGGAGGCGATGGACTTCGCCGCCGCCCGCGCGTACTCGCTGAGGGCCGCCGGTGAACTGGCCCGCCGGGCCAGGGAGGCCGGCGGTCTGCGCCCCGATTTCGTGCTGGACGACCTCATCCTCATGATCATGGCGAACCGGGGCATCCACGCCCTGTCGACGGCCGCCCGCGTCGCGGCCTCCCGGCGCTTCGCCGCGCTGGTGATCCAGGCGTTCCGGGCCTCTTCGGAGCACACGCCGCTTCCCCCGGTGCCACGGCTGGCGCCCGTGTGA
- a CDS encoding formylglycine-generating enzyme family protein — protein sequence MTRTHRPCCAPATAPVAVAAPSAAAAAAAAEPGPAARPRSTRGQVRLPGGGFAMGDAFGEGYPADGETPVHTVLLRPFHIDETAVTNARFAAFVKATGHVTDAERFGSSAVFHLVVAAPDADVLGNAAGAPWWINVRGAHWRRPEGARSDITGRQNHPVVHVSWNDATAYARWAGKRLPTEAEWEYAARGGLAGRRYAWGDELTPGGRWRCNIWQGRFPHVNTAEDGHLTTAPVKSYRPNGHGLWNTAGNVWEWCSDWFSPTYYAESPAADPHGPGTGTTRVLRGGSYLCHDSYCNRYRVAARSSNTPDSSSGNLGFRCANDADLTYGSAAE from the coding sequence GTGACCCGTACTCACCGCCCGTGCTGCGCTCCCGCGACGGCACCTGTCGCCGTGGCCGCCCCGTCCGCCGCGGCCGCCGCGGCCGCCGCGGAGCCGGGGCCCGCCGCCCGACCGCGCTCGACCCGCGGCCAGGTGCGCCTGCCGGGCGGTGGGTTCGCGATGGGGGACGCCTTCGGGGAGGGATATCCGGCCGACGGCGAGACACCCGTGCACACGGTGCTCCTGCGGCCCTTCCACATCGACGAGACCGCCGTCACCAACGCCCGGTTCGCCGCCTTCGTCAAGGCGACCGGCCATGTGACCGACGCCGAACGCTTCGGCTCCTCGGCCGTCTTCCACCTGGTCGTCGCCGCCCCGGACGCCGACGTCCTCGGCAACGCCGCCGGCGCCCCCTGGTGGATCAACGTGCGGGGCGCCCACTGGCGCCGCCCCGAGGGCGCCCGCTCCGACATCACCGGCCGGCAGAACCATCCGGTCGTCCACGTCTCCTGGAACGACGCCACCGCCTACGCGCGGTGGGCCGGCAAGCGCCTGCCCACCGAGGCCGAATGGGAGTACGCCGCCCGCGGCGGACTGGCCGGCCGCCGCTACGCCTGGGGCGACGAGCTGACCCCGGGCGGCCGGTGGCGCTGCAACATCTGGCAGGGCCGCTTCCCCCACGTCAACACGGCCGAGGACGGGCACCTGACCACCGCACCGGTCAAGTCCTACCGGCCCAACGGCCACGGCCTGTGGAACACCGCGGGCAACGTGTGGGAATGGTGCTCCGACTGGTTCTCGCCCACCTACTACGCCGAATCGCCCGCCGCAGACCCGCACGGCCCCGGGACCGGGACGACACGGGTCCTGCGCGGCGGCTCCTACCTGTGCCACGACTCCTACTGCAACCGCTACCGGGTCGCCGCCCGCTCCTCCAACACCCCGGACTCCTCGTCCGGCAACCTCGGCTTCCGCTGCGCCAACGACGCGGACCTCACGTACGGATCAGCCGCTGAGTGA
- a CDS encoding sulfatase-like hydrolase/transferase, which yields MTRANEPGAQPGPQTGPQAGASRKNILFLMTDQHRTDTLGAYGNPLAHTPALDELAATGTRFDRWYTPTAICTPARASLLTGQAPFRHKLLANHERNVGYLEDLAEDQFAFSRALREHGYNCGLFGKWHAGNRRTAADYGFDGPQLPGWHNPVDHPDYLAYLDERGLPPYEISDRVRGTLPNGGPGNLLAARLHQPVEATFEHYLATRAIERLERYAADAHDRDQPFFLALHFFGPHLPYILPDEYFDLVDPADVELPRSVSETFEGKPPVQRNYSAHWTFDTMPIETTRKLIAVYWGYVALIDRQIGRVMAAMERLGLVDDTAVFFTCDHGEFTGSHRLHDKGPAMYEDIYRTPGLLRVPGAPGGQVRDEFVSLLDCTATILELAGLDPKPAVDSRSLLPLVRGETVAWDEDIVCEFHGHHFPYPQRMLREDRYKLVVNPDSVNELYDLHTDPDELQNVYSHPEQAEVRGRMMRRLYDVLRERGDNFYHWMTSMYDVGEVGHDPTLSGLDESTYKA from the coding sequence GTGACACGAGCGAACGAGCCCGGCGCCCAGCCCGGTCCGCAGACCGGCCCCCAGGCCGGGGCGTCCCGGAAGAACATCCTCTTCCTCATGACCGACCAGCACCGCACCGACACGCTCGGCGCCTACGGCAACCCGCTGGCCCACACCCCCGCACTCGACGAACTGGCCGCCACGGGAACCCGCTTCGACCGCTGGTACACCCCCACCGCCATCTGCACCCCGGCCCGCGCCAGCCTGCTGACCGGCCAGGCACCCTTCCGGCACAAGCTCCTCGCCAACCACGAACGCAACGTCGGCTACCTCGAGGACCTCGCCGAGGACCAGTTCGCCTTCTCCCGGGCCCTGCGCGAACACGGCTACAACTGCGGCCTGTTCGGCAAGTGGCACGCCGGAAACCGCCGCACCGCGGCCGACTACGGCTTCGACGGCCCCCAACTGCCCGGCTGGCACAACCCCGTCGACCACCCGGACTACCTCGCCTACCTCGACGAACGCGGACTGCCGCCGTACGAGATCAGCGACCGTGTCCGCGGCACCCTCCCGAACGGCGGCCCCGGGAACCTGCTCGCCGCCCGCCTGCACCAGCCGGTGGAGGCCACCTTCGAGCACTACCTGGCCACCCGCGCCATCGAGCGGCTGGAGCGCTACGCCGCCGACGCGCACGACCGCGACCAGCCCTTCTTCCTGGCCCTGCACTTCTTCGGACCGCACCTGCCCTACATCCTCCCGGACGAGTACTTCGACCTGGTCGACCCGGCGGACGTGGAACTGCCCCGGTCGGTGTCCGAGACCTTCGAGGGCAAACCCCCGGTCCAGCGCAACTACAGCGCGCACTGGACCTTCGACACGATGCCCATCGAGACCACCCGCAAGCTCATCGCCGTCTACTGGGGTTACGTGGCCCTCATCGACCGGCAGATCGGCCGCGTCATGGCGGCCATGGAACGGCTCGGCCTCGTGGACGACACGGCGGTGTTCTTCACCTGCGACCACGGGGAGTTCACCGGCTCGCACCGGCTGCACGACAAGGGCCCCGCGATGTACGAGGACATCTACCGCACACCGGGCCTGCTCCGGGTCCCGGGCGCACCCGGCGGCCAGGTGCGCGACGAGTTCGTCAGCCTCCTCGACTGCACCGCCACCATCCTCGAACTGGCCGGCCTCGACCCGAAACCCGCCGTCGACTCGCGCAGCCTGCTGCCCCTGGTGCGGGGCGAGACGGTGGCGTGGGACGAGGACATCGTCTGCGAGTTCCACGGCCACCACTTCCCCTACCCCCAGCGCATGCTGCGCGAGGACCGGTACAAACTCGTCGTCAACCCCGACTCCGTCAACGAGCTGTACGACCTGCACACCGACCCGGACGAACTGCAGAACGTCTACTCCCACCCGGAGCAGGCGGAGGTCCGGGGCCGCATGATGCGCCGGCTCTACGACGTCCTGCGCGAACGCGGCGACAACTTCTACCACTGGATGACATCGATGTACGACGTCGGCGAGGTGGGCCACGACCCGACCCTGAGCGGGCTCGACGAGTCCACGTACAAGGCCTAG
- a CDS encoding aliphatic sulfonate ABC transporter substrate-binding protein, with protein MSPVLTRRSLTTTLAGVAAMALLAACGGGSSSGGSSDKVRFGYINDFNGASLIAIAEAEGLWKKHGLSADAKVFTNGPLQIQALGTDNLDFGYIGPGAMWLPASGQAKVVAINTLGNSDRVLAQPGITSMQQLKGKTVAVPEGTSGDMILTLALEKAGMTKEDLKVVPMDPSTIVSAFSSGQVDGAGFWYPAAATIKKQVPDLVELAKNGDFAEDVSFPTAFVAGDKVVADQPEKTKKVLAVLREAMTFRSEHTDEAIKLTADKLKIPVEQVKADAANNKVLSVEELDKLTRDGTVVKWLEGMNDYFVDAGKLEKPADPKSYYTGDLFTGAGK; from the coding sequence ATGTCACCCGTCCTCACCCGCAGAAGCCTCACCACCACCCTGGCCGGCGTGGCCGCCATGGCGCTGCTCGCCGCATGCGGCGGCGGCTCGTCCTCCGGCGGCTCGTCGGACAAGGTGCGCTTCGGATACATCAACGACTTCAACGGCGCCAGCCTGATCGCCATCGCCGAGGCCGAGGGCCTGTGGAAGAAGCACGGGCTGTCCGCCGACGCCAAGGTCTTCACCAACGGGCCGCTCCAGATCCAGGCCCTGGGCACGGACAACCTCGACTTCGGCTACATAGGCCCCGGCGCCATGTGGCTCCCCGCCTCCGGGCAGGCCAAGGTCGTCGCCATCAACACCCTGGGCAACTCCGACCGCGTCCTCGCCCAGCCGGGCATCACCTCGATGCAGCAGCTCAAGGGCAAGACGGTCGCGGTGCCCGAGGGCACCTCCGGCGACATGATCCTCACCCTCGCCCTGGAGAAGGCCGGGATGACCAAGGAGGACCTGAAGGTCGTCCCCATGGACCCGTCCACCATCGTCTCCGCCTTCTCCTCCGGGCAGGTCGACGGCGCCGGCTTCTGGTACCCGGCCGCGGCGACGATCAAGAAGCAGGTCCCCGACCTGGTCGAACTCGCCAAGAACGGCGACTTCGCCGAGGACGTCTCCTTCCCCACGGCGTTCGTCGCGGGCGACAAGGTGGTGGCCGACCAGCCGGAGAAGACCAAGAAGGTCCTCGCCGTGCTGCGCGAGGCGATGACCTTCCGCTCGGAGCACACCGACGAGGCGATCAAGCTGACCGCCGACAAGCTGAAGATCCCCGTCGAGCAGGTGAAGGCGGACGCCGCGAACAACAAGGTGCTCAGCGTGGAGGAGCTGGACAAGCTGACCCGGGACGGCACCGTCGTCAAGTGGCTCGAGGGCATGAACGACTACTTCGTCGACGCCGGCAAACTCGAGAAGCCCGCCGACCCGAAGTCCTACTACACCGGCGACCTCTTCACGGGAGCGGGCAAGTGA
- a CDS encoding ABC transporter ATP-binding protein — MTSTPAKISVQHVTKTFSLGRETFTALDDVSLDIANHEFVTVVGPSGCGKSTLMNILAGLETPTSGRALVDGAPVSGPGPERGVIFQQYALFPWLTVRQNVEFGLRTTGVPKRERRARAEHFIELVGLERFADALPKTLSGGMRQRCAIARAYAVDPSILLMDEPFGALDALTRVKLQEQLLKTWSQDRRTVLFITHDVDEAVFLANRVVVMAARPGRVYDVVDVDPVIERDEAFRLSPEFAALRNRVWHSVYHQEGRTAALSGSHSPTS, encoded by the coding sequence ATGACCAGCACACCCGCCAAGATCTCCGTCCAGCACGTCACCAAGACCTTCTCGCTGGGACGGGAGACCTTCACCGCCCTGGACGACGTGAGCCTCGACATCGCGAACCACGAGTTCGTCACCGTCGTCGGCCCCTCGGGCTGCGGCAAGAGCACCCTGATGAACATCCTCGCCGGCCTGGAGACACCCACCTCCGGCCGCGCCCTGGTGGACGGAGCACCCGTCTCGGGGCCCGGGCCCGAGCGCGGCGTCATCTTCCAGCAGTACGCCCTCTTCCCCTGGCTGACCGTACGTCAGAACGTCGAGTTCGGTCTCCGGACCACAGGAGTGCCCAAGCGTGAACGCCGCGCCAGGGCCGAGCACTTCATCGAACTGGTCGGCCTGGAACGCTTCGCCGACGCGCTCCCCAAGACCCTCTCCGGCGGCATGCGCCAGCGCTGCGCCATCGCCCGCGCCTACGCCGTCGACCCCTCGATCCTGCTGATGGACGAACCCTTCGGCGCCCTCGACGCGCTCACCCGGGTCAAGCTCCAGGAGCAGCTCCTGAAGACCTGGAGCCAGGACAGGCGCACGGTCCTGTTCATCACCCACGACGTCGACGAGGCCGTGTTCCTGGCCAACCGCGTCGTCGTGATGGCCGCCCGTCCCGGGCGCGTCTACGACGTCGTCGACGTCGACCCCGTCATCGAGCGCGACGAGGCCTTCCGGCTCAGCCCCGAGTTCGCCGCACTGCGCAACCGCGTGTGGCACTCCGTCTACCACCAGGAAGGCCGCACCGCCGCCCTTTCCGGTTCCCACTCCCCGACGTCATGA
- a CDS encoding ABC transporter permease, translating into MPADTPADAAESAPERSRSGRRGLPLVLNAVSVALGIALWWALASAGFKLPTPPEVVDRASTLISDGTLADDALASLTRVLVGFGLGTAVAVPVGFLMGWYGILRGLIEPWIQFFRTIPPLAIIPLAVVAMGIDETPKIFVIFLAAFLACVISTFQGVVNVDRTLINAARVLGAGDATIFARVVVPASTPFILVGMRVGLGSAWATLVAAELIAAQEGLGYRMQNAQLYYDLPTIFVGLISIGILGLLMDRVLLLAERRLTRWQERR; encoded by the coding sequence GTGCCGGCAGACACCCCGGCGGACGCCGCCGAGTCCGCGCCGGAGCGCTCCCGTTCCGGCAGGCGCGGACTGCCCCTCGTCCTGAACGCCGTGTCCGTCGCACTCGGCATCGCCCTCTGGTGGGCCCTCGCGTCCGCCGGTTTCAAGCTGCCGACACCGCCGGAGGTCGTCGACCGCGCCTCCACCCTGATCAGCGACGGGACGCTCGCCGACGACGCCCTCGCCAGCCTGACCCGGGTCCTCGTCGGCTTCGGCCTGGGCACGGCCGTGGCCGTCCCGGTGGGCTTCCTGATGGGCTGGTACGGCATCCTGCGCGGACTGATCGAGCCGTGGATCCAGTTCTTCCGCACCATCCCGCCGCTGGCGATCATCCCGCTGGCCGTGGTCGCCATGGGCATCGACGAGACCCCGAAGATCTTCGTCATCTTCCTGGCCGCGTTCCTGGCCTGTGTGATCTCCACCTTCCAGGGCGTGGTGAACGTCGACCGCACCCTGATCAACGCCGCCCGGGTGCTGGGCGCCGGCGACGCGACGATCTTCGCCCGCGTGGTGGTGCCGGCGTCGACCCCCTTCATCCTCGTCGGCATGCGGGTCGGCCTCGGCTCCGCCTGGGCCACCCTGGTCGCCGCGGAGCTGATCGCCGCCCAGGAGGGCCTCGGCTACCGCATGCAGAACGCCCAGCTCTACTACGACCTCCCGACCATCTTCGTCGGGCTCATCTCGATCGGGATCCTCGGTCTCCTCATGGACCGCGTCCTCCTCCTCGCCGAACGCCGGCTCACCCGATGGCAGGAACGCCGATGA
- a CDS encoding ROK family transcriptional regulator, giving the protein MQMPSGVHALVRRTHEERVMRALQENGAMSRGEIARVVGLSRTTLSEITGNLLQRGAIVVVDTDASRREGSGRPAERLALDPASAQFMGVDFGHRRVHVVVADASHEIMVSGSVRYEDTATWPTRTELALELVDRLSGEAGVHYGALQGIGIGVPGPYPAPEGAAWPRATAGTTVLRPAPEGVDVAFAERFDAPVIVDNNTRLAALAEAISGADSVADLVYVRLSDGVGGGLVVGGQLVTGSSGLAGELGHVTVEPAGRPCRCGKRGCLETVASVPGILAACWEFGLRLENLDDLAAAVRRAHPVVDRVLREAAGALGRVVGAATMMLNPAKVVIGGEITRLAPVLVEQVAATLSAEIFPTASAGPAVAAARLSDDDGAIGALAAVFHSSPLLARYPETADVKGRSDAPHSATEGAAHVRP; this is encoded by the coding sequence ATGCAGATGCCCAGCGGAGTGCACGCACTGGTCAGGCGGACCCACGAAGAGCGCGTCATGCGTGCGCTGCAGGAGAACGGCGCCATGAGCCGCGGCGAGATCGCCCGGGTCGTGGGCCTGTCCCGCACCACCCTGTCCGAGATCACCGGCAACCTCCTGCAACGCGGTGCCATCGTGGTCGTCGACACCGACGCCTCCCGCCGCGAGGGCAGCGGGCGGCCGGCCGAACGGCTGGCGCTCGACCCGGCGTCGGCGCAGTTCATGGGCGTCGACTTCGGACACCGGCGCGTCCACGTCGTCGTCGCCGACGCCTCGCACGAGATCATGGTCTCCGGCTCCGTCCGGTACGAGGACACCGCGACCTGGCCGACCCGCACGGAACTGGCCCTGGAACTGGTCGACCGGCTCAGCGGCGAGGCCGGGGTCCACTACGGGGCGCTGCAGGGCATCGGCATCGGCGTACCCGGTCCCTACCCGGCTCCGGAGGGGGCGGCCTGGCCGCGCGCCACCGCGGGCACCACCGTGCTGCGCCCGGCACCCGAGGGCGTCGACGTGGCCTTCGCCGAACGCTTCGACGCACCGGTCATCGTCGACAACAACACCCGGCTGGCCGCCCTCGCCGAGGCGATCAGCGGCGCCGACAGCGTCGCCGACCTGGTCTACGTACGCCTGTCGGACGGCGTCGGCGGCGGACTCGTCGTCGGGGGCCAGCTGGTGACGGGTTCGTCCGGGCTGGCCGGCGAGCTGGGACACGTGACCGTGGAACCGGCGGGCCGCCCCTGTCGCTGCGGCAAGCGGGGCTGTCTGGAGACCGTGGCCTCGGTGCCCGGAATCCTCGCCGCCTGCTGGGAGTTCGGTCTGCGCCTGGAGAACCTCGACGACCTCGCCGCCGCCGTGCGCCGCGCCCACCCCGTCGTGGACCGGGTACTGCGGGAGGCCGCGGGGGCACTGGGCCGGGTGGTCGGCGCCGCGACCATGATGCTGAACCCGGCGAAGGTGGTCATCGGCGGCGAGATCACCCGGCTGGCGCCCGTACTCGTGGAACAGGTCGCCGCCACCCTCTCCGCCGAGATCTTCCCGACCGCGTCGGCGGGACCCGCCGTAGCCGCCGCCCGGCTCTCCGACGACGACGGCGCCATCGGCGCGCTCGCCGCGGTCTTCCACAGCTCACCCCTCCTGGCGAGGTATCCCGAAACCGCCGACGTGAAGGGCCGTTCCGATGCACCCCACTCCGCCACCGAAGGAGCCGCCCATGTCCGTCCTTGA